TCACGCCCCGGGCTTGGGCAACCGCGATGCCCGTCGTCACATTGTTCTTGATGAAGAGGTCTTCGATGGCTGCCGCGTCGGGATGGTGTTCCCGCAGGAGCGATGACAGCGCGTCGTAGAGCATTGCCAGCCGCTGTTCCGGGGCAGCCTCGGGGGGCGTCGTGATCGCGCCGTGCGCGACATGCCGCAGGACGCCGCCGTCATCCAACCTCACGAAGCCATAGCCGAGCGTCGCCGTCCCGGGGTCGAAGCCGACCGTCAGCACGCGCGGCCCCCCCCGTCATGCGGCTTCGATGCTCTCCATCAGGTCTGCATCGATATCGAAGTTCGAGTAGACGTTCTGCACGTCATCGTTCTCGTCGAG
This DNA window, taken from Candidatus Poribacteria bacterium, encodes the following:
- the ruvC gene encoding crossover junction endodeoxyribonuclease RuvC, with amino-acid sequence MLTVGFDPGTATLGYGFVRLDDGGVLRHVAHGAITTPPEAAPEQRLAMLYDALSSLLREHHPDAAAIEDLFIKNNVTTGIAVAQARGVTLLACAHAGVPVESYAPAQVKRSIVGAGRATKQQVQYMVQTLLGLRQPPRPDDAADGLANAICHLFAAPVASRISRVVRL